A stretch of the Argentina anserina chromosome 6, drPotAnse1.1, whole genome shotgun sequence genome encodes the following:
- the LOC126797180 gene encoding formin BNI1-like yields the protein MEEEEETFSPFWLRQQQPNTPRRRLRRSTSSLLFSSGAFVLLLLAVALAFIFVVIPSLHSFTSQIFRPNSVKKSWDSLNLVLVLFAIVCGFLGRNTAANDDGSVSVSAAAQPEEEVVKSIPSTPRQWYEYPDRTAYNDRAVNRVSSMRSSSSYPDLRQDSDWIARDDRWRFNDDTHVSNYRFPDPGQVRPQHRRRASWHEEYDVSRTKNIPVDRFVIRTEQASASSAPKSDEYSFLPPPSPLPQLSPPHEVAQPRKRTYQAVGQMETVNDDLDVKSSLRQPPAPVAASHAAPKPAALPVYEEVVEKIQKREKNVKKRGVATTKEFLIASLMRKKKKKQRHKSVENFETRLNSAAAATSSSTMPLHPPPPPPPPPPPPSVFHSLFQSKKPKPRKSHHPLSQHPLPPPSPPVTSATRLSKNKAQVRPMMTAQKPPLPVKVKSFHVVEDEAANSGGDSPLMSRIPPPPPLPPFRMPELKYVVHGDFVRIKSNNSSRSGSPDLEDGGEDSPTNESSPLSGNESPARPMFCPSPDVNTKADTFIARFRAGLRLEKINSVNERGRSNLGPDSSERLGPIED from the coding sequence atggaagaagaagaagagacgTTTTCACCGTTCTGGCTCCGGCAGCAGCAACCCAACACCCCCCGCCGCCGCCTCCGCCGCTCCAcctcctctcttctcttcaGCTCCGGCGCCTtcgtcctcctcctcctcgccGTAGCTCTTGCTTTCATTTTTGTCGTAATCCCGTCTCTGCATTCCTTTACTTCTCAGATTTTCAGACCCAACTCGGTGAAGAAGAGCTGGGATTCTCTCAACTTGGTCCTTGTCCTCTTCGCCATTGTCTGCGGCTTCCTCGGTAGGAACACCGCCGCCAATGACGACGGCAGCGTTTCGGTTAGTGCGGCTGCTCAGCCGGAAGAAGAGGTGGTCAAGTCAATCCCGTCAACGCCGCGCCAGTGGTACGAGTATCCAGATCGGACGGCGTATAATGATCGCGCTGTGAACAGAGTGAGCTCCATGAGAAGCAGCAGCTCGTACCCCGATCTCCGACAAGACTCCGATTGGATAGCCAGAGATGACAGGTGGCGGTTCAACGACGACACCCACGTCAGCAACTATCGCTTCCCTGACCCCGGTCAGGTCAGGCCGCAACACCGCCGTCGTGCGTCGTGGCATGAAGAATATGACGTCAGTCGCACAAAGAATATTCCGGTCGACAGATTTGTGATCCGTACCGAGCAAGCTTCTGCATcatccgcaccaaaatctgATGAATATTCTTTTCTTCCTCCGCCGTCACCGTTGCCGCAGTTATCTCCGCCTCATGAGGTGGCTCAGCCGCGTAAGAGGACATACCAAGCTGTTGGGCAGATGGAGACTGTAAATGATGATCTGGATGTCAAGAGTAGTCTCCGACAACCACCTGCGCCGGTAGCGGCTTCACATGCGGCGCCTAAACCGGCGGCATTGCCGGTGTATGAAGAAGTGGTGGAAAAGAttcagaagagagagaagaatgtGAAGAAGAGAGGAGTTGCAACTACTAAAGAGTTCTTGATCGCTTCAttaatgaggaagaagaagaagaagcagagacACAAGAGTGTCGAAAATTTCGAAACTCGTCTCaactccgccgccgccgccactTCTTCATCTACAATGCCACTACATCCACCGCCACCTCCGCCACCCccaccgccgccgccgtcAGTATTCCACAGCCTGTTTCAATCCAAGAAACCGAAGCCCAGAAAATCTCATCACCCACTTTCACAACACCCGCTGCCGCCGCCGTCACCGCCGGTCACTTCCGCCACTCGGCTCTCGAAGAACAAGGCCCAAGTCAGGCCGATGATGACGGCCCAGAAGCCGCCATTGCCTGTCAAGGTGAAGAGCTTCCACGTTGTAGAAGATGAAGCAGCAAACAGCGGAGGGGACTCGCCGCTAATGTCTCGCattccgccgccgccgccgttgCCGCCGTTTAGGATGCCGGAGTTGAAGTATGTGGTGCACGGCGACTTTGTTCGAATTAAAAGCAACAACAGCTCAAGGAGCGGGTCACCGGATTTAGAAGATGGAGGTGAGGATTCACCGACAAATGAGAGTAGCCCATTGAGTGGAAACGAGTCGCCGGCAAGACCCATGTTCTGTCCGAGCCCAGATGTGAACACGAAAGCTGATACCTTCATAGCGAGATTCAGAGCTGGTCTGAGGTTGGAGAAGATCAACTCTGTGAATGAGAGAGGGAGGTCTAATTTGGGCCCGGATTCTAGTGAGAGGTTAGGCCCGATTGAGGATTGA